In Clostridium sporogenes, one genomic interval encodes:
- a CDS encoding heavy-metal-associated domain-containing protein — protein MKMKTSIEGMSCMHCVNHVKEALSELKGISSITVSLEGKFAEFDSTGEVSENDIKSAIEDFGYEFKGITII, from the coding sequence ATGAAAATGAAAACATCAATAGAAGGAATGAGTTGTATGCATTGTGTTAATCACGTTAAGGAGGCCCTTTCAGAACTAAAAGGAATTTCAAGCATAACTGTTTCCTTAGAAGGAAAATTTGCAGAGTTTGATAGTACTGGCGAAGTTAGTGAAAATGATATAAAATCTGCTATAGAAGATTTTGGATATGAATTTAAAGGAATAACAATAATTTAA
- a CDS encoding lipid II flippase Amj family protein, which produces MSTQIIIVLILTFVIYVISTLAYSVRIVGVRTARIAISFAVFNVFALLSRTANTIQAPLLAKTIENSINLGNSEGLLYVFRWILLSTTLATVVGALLMPTFIKFFGRAVESFSIYRSIPKLLFHGFSKSGIRQFKESVTRPKKENFKYIKEYKKIPKKLVLLNTIAFSISTVGILASLYAGCLNPELRTTCSTLSSVINSIATILMFIFIDPFISMLTDDVIAGSCSEVNFNRCITFIVGGLIVGTLLAQILLKPAAQIISTIARLI; this is translated from the coding sequence ATGTCTACACAGATTATAATTGTTCTTATACTTACATTTGTTATTTATGTCATATCAACTTTGGCATATTCTGTAAGGATTGTAGGGGTAAGAACTGCTAGAATAGCAATATCTTTTGCAGTATTTAATGTGTTTGCATTGTTATCTAGAACTGCCAACACTATACAGGCACCACTTTTAGCTAAAACCATTGAAAATAGTATAAATTTAGGCAATTCAGAAGGATTATTATATGTTTTTAGGTGGATACTTTTGTCAACAACCTTGGCAACAGTAGTTGGAGCATTGCTAATGCCAACATTTATAAAGTTTTTTGGAAGAGCAGTAGAATCTTTTAGTATTTATCGTTCTATACCTAAATTGTTATTTCATGGATTTTCGAAATCTGGAATAAGACAGTTTAAAGAAAGTGTAACTAGGCCTAAAAAAGAAAATTTTAAATATATAAAAGAATATAAAAAAATACCTAAAAAACTAGTGTTATTGAATACAATAGCATTTTCTATATCTACTGTTGGAATATTAGCATCTTTATACGCAGGATGTCTAAACCCAGAATTAAGAACAACCTGTAGTACATTGTCATCCGTTATAAATAGCATAGCAACAATTCTCATGTTTATATTTATAGATCCTTTTATTTCAATGCTTACAGATGATGTTATTGCAGGAAGTTGCAGTGAGGTTAATTTTAATAGATGTATAACTTTTATAGTTGGAGGATTAATAGTAGGCACACTCTTAGCACAAATTTTGTTAAAGCCTGCAGCACAAATTATTAGTACTATTGCAAGATTAATTTAA
- a CDS encoding heavy metal translocating P-type ATPase, translated as MKKLSFKIEGMTCAACAKAVERVSKKLEGVQEANVNIATEKLSIIFDEKKCNTSDIEKAIEKAGYKAFLDGEHRNLKIEGMTCAACAKAVERVSRKLDGVLEANVNIATEKLDITFDKSKVSLNDIKIAIEKAGYKALEEKNIEEEKKGKEDAIKSLWRRFITSLIFAVPLLTISMGSMMGLKLPKIIDPMHNPLNFGLIQLILVIPIILVGNKFFRVGFKSLIKGSPNMDSLISIGTSAAVIYGIFAIFQISKGNMHYAHDLYFESGATILTLITLGKYLEAVSKGKTSEAIKKLMALAPKNATIIRDNKEIIIPIEEVKINDIVLVKPGEKLPVDGEIIEGSTTVDESMLTGESLPVEKHIGDTAVAGSINKHGVIKYKATKVGKDTTLAQIIRLVEEAQGSKAPIARLADKISAYFVPTVITLAIISSLAWYISGESLIFSLTIFISVLVIACPCALGLATPTAIMVGTGKGAENGVLIKSGGALETAHKVQSIIFDKTGTITEGKPKVTDILVSEGVDEKYLLQVAATAEKGSEHPLGEAIVKKAEEENLELFQGKDFRAIPGKGIEVIIEDKKVLLGNLRLMEEYEVEIKDFMDKSHKLSKEGKTPMFIAIENKIKGIIAVADTLKENSKKAIEKLHNMGVEVVMITGDNKNTAEAIGKQVGIDKIFAEVLPSDKANWVKKLQQEEKIVAMVGDGINDAPALAQADIGIAIGSGTDVAIESADIVLIKSDLMDVPTALKLSRATIKNIKENLFWAFGYNTLGIPVAMGILHIFGGPLLNPMIAAAAMSFSSVSVLLNALRLRGFKA; from the coding sequence ATGAAGAAATTATCATTTAAGATAGAAGGAATGACCTGTGCAGCTTGTGCTAAAGCTGTGGAGAGGGTTTCTAAAAAATTAGAAGGTGTTCAAGAGGCTAATGTGAACATAGCTACAGAAAAGTTAAGTATAATTTTTGATGAAAAAAAATGTAATACTTCAGATATAGAAAAAGCCATAGAAAAAGCAGGATATAAAGCCTTTTTAGATGGGGAACATAGAAATTTAAAGATAGAAGGAATGACTTGCGCAGCTTGTGCCAAAGCTGTAGAAAGAGTTTCAAGAAAGTTAGATGGTGTTTTAGAAGCTAACGTTAATATAGCAACAGAAAAGCTTGATATAACTTTTGATAAATCAAAAGTAAGTTTAAATGATATAAAAATTGCTATAGAAAAGGCAGGATACAAAGCTTTAGAAGAAAAAAATATAGAAGAAGAAAAAAAAGGAAAAGAAGATGCAATAAAATCTTTGTGGAGAAGATTTATAACTTCTTTAATATTTGCAGTACCTTTGCTTACTATATCTATGGGAAGTATGATGGGATTAAAGTTACCTAAAATTATTGATCCAATGCATAACCCTTTAAACTTTGGATTAATACAACTTATTTTAGTAATTCCAATTATATTAGTAGGAAACAAGTTTTTTAGGGTAGGTTTTAAATCCTTAATTAAAGGAAGTCCTAATATGGATTCCTTAATTTCTATAGGTACATCAGCAGCTGTAATATATGGTATCTTCGCTATATTCCAAATATCTAAAGGAAATATGCATTATGCTCATGACTTATATTTTGAATCTGGGGCTACTATTTTGACATTAATAACTTTAGGAAAATATTTAGAAGCTGTATCTAAGGGGAAAACCTCTGAAGCTATAAAAAAATTAATGGCCTTAGCTCCTAAAAATGCAACTATAATAAGAGATAATAAAGAAATAATAATCCCTATAGAAGAAGTTAAAATAAATGATATAGTTTTGGTTAAACCGGGAGAAAAACTTCCCGTAGATGGAGAAATTATTGAAGGTTCTACAACAGTAGATGAATCTATGCTTACAGGAGAAAGTTTACCTGTAGAAAAACATATAGGAGATACAGCAGTAGCAGGAAGTATAAATAAGCATGGAGTGATAAAATATAAGGCTACTAAAGTTGGAAAAGATACTACTCTAGCACAAATTATAAGACTTGTAGAAGAAGCTCAGGGTAGTAAAGCGCCCATTGCAAGGTTAGCAGATAAAATTTCTGCTTATTTTGTGCCAACAGTAATAACTTTAGCTATAATTTCTTCTTTAGCTTGGTATATTAGCGGAGAATCTCTAATATTTTCATTAACTATATTTATTTCTGTATTGGTAATAGCTTGTCCTTGTGCTTTAGGATTAGCCACACCAACGGCTATTATGGTAGGTACAGGAAAAGGGGCAGAAAATGGGGTTCTTATAAAGAGTGGAGGAGCTTTAGAAACTGCTCATAAAGTTCAAAGTATTATATTCGATAAAACAGGAACTATTACAGAAGGAAAACCAAAAGTAACAGATATTTTGGTTTCCGAAGGAGTAGATGAAAAATATTTACTTCAAGTAGCAGCTACTGCGGAAAAGGGCTCAGAACATCCTTTAGGTGAAGCTATAGTAAAAAAAGCAGAAGAAGAAAATTTAGAATTATTTCAAGGTAAAGATTTTAGAGCAATACCTGGTAAAGGCATAGAGGTTATTATAGAGGATAAAAAAGTGCTTCTTGGAAATTTAAGACTTATGGAAGAATATGAGGTGGAAATAAAGGACTTTATGGATAAATCTCATAAGCTTTCAAAGGAAGGAAAGACTCCAATGTTTATAGCTATAGAAAATAAAATTAAAGGAATAATAGCTGTAGCAGATACTCTTAAGGAAAATAGTAAAAAAGCCATAGAAAAGCTTCATAATATGGGTGTAGAAGTAGTTATGATAACTGGAGATAATAAGAATACCGCAGAGGCTATAGGAAAACAAGTGGGCATAGATAAGATTTTTGCAGAAGTTCTTCCTAGTGATAAGGCTAACTGGGTAAAAAAACTTCAACAAGAAGAAAAAATTGTAGCGATGGTAGGAGATGGAATTAATGATGCTCCAGCCTTAGCTCAAGCAGATATTGGCATAGCCATAGGATCTGGAACAGATGTAGCTATAGAATCTGCAGATATTGTACTTATAAAAAGCGATTTAATGGATGTACCAACAGCCCTTAAGTTGAGTAGAGCTACAATAAAAAATATTAAAGAAAATTTATTTTGGGCTTTTGGATACAATACTTTGGGGATTCCAGTGGCTATGGGTATTTTACACATTTTTGGAGGACCACTCTTAAATCCCATGATTGCAGCAGCAGCTATGAGCTTTAGTTCAGTTTCAGTACTCTTAAATGCTTTAAGATTAAGAGGTTTTAAGGCTTAA
- a CDS encoding zinc-ribbon domain-containing protein: protein MADKNITCKDCGKEFVFTEGEQEFYKEKGFENEPQRCPECRKARKQQNNRGFRR from the coding sequence ATGGCAGATAAGAACATAACATGTAAAGATTGTGGAAAGGAATTCGTTTTCACTGAAGGAGAACAAGAATTCTACAAAGAAAAAGGATTCGAAAATGAACCACAAAGATGCCCAGAATGCAGAAAAGCAAGAAAACAACAAAACAACAGAGGATTCAGAAGATAA
- a CDS encoding metal-sensing transcriptional repressor — MNEEKKAALQALKTSKGQIEGIIKMIEEGRYCIDISNQMTAAQSLLKKANMLILKQHLNHCVKQAFLHDNGEEKVDEIIDTLTKLLGK; from the coding sequence ATGAATGAAGAAAAAAAAGCAGCTCTCCAAGCTTTAAAAACTTCAAAAGGACAGATAGAAGGAATAATAAAGATGATAGAAGAGGGACGATATTGTATAGATATATCTAATCAAATGACAGCTGCTCAATCTTTATTAAAAAAAGCTAACATGCTTATTTTAAAGCAGCATCTTAATCATTGTGTAAAACAAGCTTTTCTTCATGATAATGGAGAAGAAAAGGTAGATGAAATCATAGATACATTAACTAAGTTGCTTGGTAAATAA
- a CDS encoding glycoside hydrolase family 113, with amino-acid sequence MKKNKYIIWISIMLIFIYVLNLNPIVHGEINKIKNKFYGKTLNDKFEVKIKSGNLSTDYDINQTLEDINKLGINTINIPVVINIKNLSSSNMSVDKESEKKAIELIKKLRWKKINIILEPYPWIDNGNLYETEWNPNNKKQFFKNWQNNVLKVLIDNIAVPYHVDALNVASNFVYIEDEQEQWCNTIDFARKYYKGLITYRTCWWYTAHWEPETKEKYQKKLNNKLFSKVDFISVAAYFELTDKDTNTVEELVDAIDNVKKNDRRQNIKKELYHFNEKWHKPIFFGELGFPRKNKAASEPWNPMPSKLSNNEEQARCFEAYRRVFEKEPWLLGFSIFAIGENSEGKNFYPSEETTKVIKKWYSK; translated from the coding sequence ATGAAAAAGAATAAATATATAATATGGATAAGTATAATGTTGATTTTTATTTATGTATTAAATTTAAATCCAATTGTTCATGGAGAAATAAATAAAATAAAAAATAAGTTTTATGGAAAAACTTTAAATGATAAATTTGAAGTTAAAATAAAATCAGGAAATTTATCTACAGATTATGATATAAATCAAACGTTGGAAGATATAAATAAATTAGGGATAAATACAATAAATATACCTGTAGTCATAAATATAAAAAATCTATCCTCTAGTAACATGAGTGTAGATAAAGAAAGTGAAAAAAAAGCTATAGAATTAATAAAAAAATTAAGATGGAAAAAGATAAATATAATATTAGAACCATATCCTTGGATAGATAATGGTAATCTTTATGAAACGGAATGGAATCCTAATAATAAAAAACAATTCTTTAAAAATTGGCAAAATAATGTGCTTAAAGTATTAATAGATAATATAGCAGTTCCCTATCATGTGGATGCTTTAAATGTAGCTTCTAATTTTGTATATATTGAAGATGAACAAGAGCAGTGGTGTAATACCATAGATTTTGCAAGAAAATATTATAAAGGACTTATAACTTATAGAACTTGTTGGTGGTATACAGCTCATTGGGAACCTGAAACTAAAGAGAAGTACCAAAAAAAATTAAATAATAAATTATTTTCTAAGGTGGATTTTATATCTGTTGCAGCTTATTTTGAGCTTACGGATAAAGATACTAATACAGTGGAAGAGCTCGTAGATGCTATAGATAACGTAAAGAAAAATGATAGAAGACAAAACATAAAAAAAGAATTATATCATTTTAATGAAAAATGGCATAAACCTATTTTCTTTGGAGAGCTAGGTTTTCCTAGAAAAAATAAGGCAGCCTCTGAACCTTGGAATCCTATGCCTTCAAAGCTTTCTAACAATGAAGAACAGGCTAGATGCTTTGAAGCTTATAGAAGGGTTTTTGAAAAAGAACCTTGGCTTTTAGGGTTTTCTATTTTCGCTATAGGAGAGAATAGTGAGGGTAAAAACTTTTATCCTTCAGAAGAAACTACAAAGGTAATTAAAAAATGGTATAGTAAATAG
- a CDS encoding glycosyltransferase codes for MKSLNWLDYFFIYSLVSIWMLLLVNIILSLSGYRYYLKTLNSELKGLKDEEYPMVSILVPAHNEEKVIGRTVKSILLLDYPKDKMELIVINDDSSDNTKKILEQIEKEYRFYNFKIINTDSITGGKGKSNALNIGYKHSSGDFIAVYDADNTPDKNALKYLIETIIEDESLGAVIGKFRTRNKDRNMLTRFINIETLSFQWMCQAGRWNLLNLCTIPGTNFIVKRDIIQKLNGWDPRAIAEDTEISFRIYELGYKIKFVPYSVTWEQEPENLKVWFKQRTRWAKGNIYVLLKYFKNIFKGTSKNIIFDIFYFFSVYFLFLSSVIISDILFIVGIFSNINLHVTGNFNVLWILAYVLFVLEVSLTLTLEKGESNRKNLILVPIMYFTYCQMWMIVALKGIIQYMQDKLFKKEVKWYKTERF; via the coding sequence GTGAAAAGTTTAAATTGGTTAGATTATTTCTTTATTTATTCTTTAGTTTCAATATGGATGCTACTGCTTGTAAATATAATTTTATCTTTGTCTGGGTATAGATATTATTTAAAAACTTTAAACAGTGAACTTAAAGGATTAAAGGATGAAGAATATCCTATGGTATCCATATTAGTACCTGCCCATAATGAGGAAAAGGTAATAGGAAGAACGGTAAAATCTATTTTGCTTTTAGATTATCCTAAAGATAAAATGGAACTTATTGTTATAAATGATGATTCCTCAGATAATACTAAAAAAATATTAGAACAGATTGAAAAAGAATACAGATTTTATAATTTTAAAATAATAAATACAGATAGTATAACAGGAGGAAAAGGTAAGTCCAATGCCTTAAATATAGGGTATAAACATTCAAGTGGTGATTTTATAGCCGTATATGATGCGGATAATACTCCAGACAAAAATGCATTAAAATATCTTATTGAAACTATAATTGAGGACGAAAGTTTAGGAGCAGTTATAGGAAAATTTAGAACTAGAAATAAAGACAGAAATATGTTAACAAGATTTATAAATATAGAAACCTTAAGTTTTCAATGGATGTGTCAAGCTGGAAGATGGAATTTATTAAATTTATGTACTATACCTGGCACTAATTTTATAGTAAAAAGGGATATAATACAAAAGTTGAATGGTTGGGATCCAAGGGCTATAGCAGAAGATACAGAAATAAGTTTTAGAATATATGAATTAGGATATAAAATAAAATTTGTACCATACTCCGTAACCTGGGAACAGGAGCCAGAAAATTTAAAGGTTTGGTTTAAACAAAGAACTAGATGGGCCAAAGGTAATATTTATGTGCTTCTAAAATATTTTAAAAATATATTTAAAGGAACTAGTAAAAATATAATATTTGATATTTTTTATTTTTTTTCAGTGTACTTTTTATTTTTATCCTCTGTAATAATATCTGATATTTTATTTATTGTTGGTATTTTTTCAAATATAAATTTACATGTTACAGGAAATTTTAATGTTCTTTGGATATTAGCATATGTGCTTTTTGTTTTAGAAGTAAGTTTAACCCTAACCTTAGAAAAAGGGGAAAGTAATAGGAAAAATTTAATACTTGTGCCTATTATGTATTTTACATATTGTCAAATGTGGATGATAGTTGCACTTAAAGGAATAATTCAATATATGCAGGATAAATTGTTTAAAAAAGAGGTTAAATGGTATAAAACGGAAAGATTCTAA
- a CDS encoding cation-translocating P-type ATPase, giving the protein MDKINENVIKGLSKADVLHRIKDGKVNILPKAPSRTIGQIVRANLFTSYNALNAVLAIIVFMAGSPKNAVFAGVIITNTIIGMFQEIRAKGILERLSVLNEKTVDVIREGEINDINVEEIVLDDIIVLKAGDQILVDCELLSDNEIEVDESLITGEPDSILKIENDKLLSGSFVSAGNAYAKVINVGENTYAAKLAEEAKKFKLINSELQISINKIFKIIMWLAIPIGSLLIFTQLFYVKKSWQDAVLGSVSGIVGMVPEGLVLLTSATFVVAVIRLSKWNTLIQELPATEVLARVDVLCLDKTGTITKGDLKVTEVQCLNNENIKDTDKIIAAIVHSFKNGNATEKALLERYESNPNLKIKNKIPFSSKRKWSAVEFEKEGAFILGAPEMILKDAYKNIESKIEKVAKEGKRVLLLAKYEGENFNEELKGNVKEVALILIEDIIRENAEEIIDYFNKEQVNLKIISGDNPITVSSIAKKVGIKNAENYIDARELPEDEEELKKIVDKVSVFGRVSPHQKKSIVKALKSNGHTVAMTGDGVNDVLALKESDCGIAMASGSEATKAVAQLVLLNSDFAAIPQVVLEGRRLINNLEKVSELFLSKTAYFIILSIIFALLVKPFPIIPIQLTLIGSLSIGIPSFFLAISPNEDVIKKDFLKRVLEVSIPNGILIGISTALMFLLGYNTGLSLEQCRTLALVTFGSLSLFILLKVSTPLNFYRVSIVISMTILFVLAFLIPFTRRIFAIEYFGVEYLIPIIFIYSIAMALMLIIPKINKVIFERVIFKKNMDRL; this is encoded by the coding sequence ATGGATAAAATAAATGAGAATGTAATAAAAGGACTTAGTAAAGCTGATGTATTACATAGAATAAAAGATGGAAAAGTAAATATATTGCCTAAAGCTCCATCACGAACAATAGGACAAATAGTTAGAGCAAATTTATTTACTAGTTATAATGCTTTAAATGCTGTTTTAGCAATAATTGTATTTATGGCTGGTTCCCCTAAGAATGCTGTTTTTGCAGGAGTTATAATTACTAATACTATAATAGGGATGTTCCAAGAAATTCGTGCTAAGGGTATATTAGAAAGGTTATCTGTTCTAAACGAGAAAACTGTAGATGTTATAAGAGAAGGAGAAATTAATGATATAAATGTAGAAGAGATTGTGTTAGATGATATTATAGTTTTAAAAGCAGGAGATCAAATATTAGTGGATTGTGAGCTTCTTTCTGATAATGAAATAGAAGTAGACGAATCTTTAATTACAGGAGAGCCAGACTCTATTCTAAAAATAGAAAATGATAAGCTTTTATCTGGAAGTTTTGTATCTGCGGGTAATGCTTACGCAAAGGTAATCAATGTGGGAGAAAATACCTATGCAGCAAAATTAGCAGAAGAGGCTAAAAAATTTAAACTTATAAATTCAGAATTACAAATATCTATAAATAAGATATTTAAAATAATAATGTGGCTTGCCATTCCGATAGGCTCATTACTTATCTTTACACAATTATTTTATGTTAAGAAAAGCTGGCAAGATGCAGTTTTAGGCTCCGTTTCTGGTATAGTGGGTATGGTACCAGAGGGTTTAGTACTTTTAACTAGTGCTACTTTTGTTGTGGCGGTTATAAGACTTTCAAAATGGAATACACTTATTCAAGAACTACCAGCCACAGAGGTTTTGGCTAGGGTAGATGTTTTGTGTTTAGATAAAACAGGAACTATAACTAAAGGGGATTTGAAAGTAACAGAGGTGCAGTGTTTAAATAATGAAAATATAAAGGACACAGATAAAATAATTGCGGCTATAGTTCATAGTTTTAAAAATGGAAATGCTACAGAAAAAGCACTGTTAGAAAGATATGAAAGTAATCCTAATTTAAAAATTAAAAATAAGATACCATTTTCATCAAAGCGAAAGTGGTCCGCAGTAGAATTTGAAAAGGAAGGAGCCTTTATATTAGGAGCTCCAGAAATGATATTAAAAGATGCATATAAAAACATAGAAAGTAAAATAGAAAAGGTAGCCAAAGAGGGAAAAAGAGTATTACTCTTGGCCAAATATGAAGGAGAAAATTTTAATGAAGAGTTAAAGGGAAATGTTAAAGAGGTAGCTTTAATATTAATTGAGGACATAATAAGAGAAAATGCTGAAGAAATTATTGATTATTTTAATAAAGAACAGGTGAATCTTAAAATAATATCTGGAGATAATCCTATAACTGTATCTTCTATAGCTAAGAAAGTAGGAATAAAAAATGCAGAAAATTATATAGATGCTAGAGAATTACCAGAAGATGAAGAAGAGTTGAAAAAGATTGTGGATAAGGTTTCCGTTTTTGGAAGAGTTTCTCCTCACCAAAAGAAAAGTATAGTGAAAGCACTTAAAAGTAATGGTCATACTGTAGCTATGACTGGAGATGGTGTAAATGATGTGCTAGCATTAAAGGAATCTGATTGTGGTATTGCTATGGCTAGTGGGTCTGAGGCAACAAAGGCGGTAGCCCAGTTAGTACTTTTAAATTCAGATTTTGCAGCTATTCCCCAAGTAGTTTTAGAGGGAAGAAGACTTATAAACAATCTGGAAAAGGTATCAGAATTATTTTTATCAAAGACAGCTTATTTTATAATTTTATCAATAATATTTGCCTTATTAGTGAAACCATTTCCTATAATACCAATACAACTTACCTTAATAGGATCATTAAGTATAGGAATACCATCTTTTTTTCTAGCTATATCACCTAATGAGGATGTAATAAAGAAAGATTTTTTGAAAAGAGTACTGGAAGTATCTATACCTAATGGTATTTTAATAGGAATAAGCACAGCTCTAATGTTTTTATTAGGATATAATACAGGTTTATCACTAGAACAATGTAGAACATTAGCTCTAGTAACTTTTGGTAGTTTAAGTTTATTTATTTTACTTAAAGTATCTACACCACTAAATTTTTATAGAGTGTCTATAGTTATTTCTATGACAATATTATTTGTGTTAGCTTTTTTAATACCTTTTACAAGAAGAATTTTTGCTATAGAGTATTTTGGAGTCGAGTATCTAATACCTATAATTTTTATATATTCTATAGCTATGGCTTTAATGTTAATCATACCTAAAATAAATAAAGTAATATTTGAAAGAGTTATTTTTAAAAAAAACATGGATAGATTATAA
- a CDS encoding cellulose biosynthesis cyclic di-GMP-binding regulatory protein BcsB yields the protein MKKNLRTIIIIIIVFLGNIISVQNVMAAPNKSKNFRVEKDMKMEGVFGSNVFFFNIDGSWKVDNTYLNLIFTESELLDKTQSTLTVYINDFPVYSMKVGDKKKYKESIKINIPKDKLISGYNEVKIKVYSRISEKPCVDDVNSGNWFIIHKGSYVHMDFKDREDTKTLKEFPYPYLKASDENPANSMIMISDNFSQGEITSAMLLCSNFGSKRKFDNVNVKVYKTSEANFKNKLDIIFIGSKNNTPKNLLTLLSKEEINRIDKDAIIKEVISPYNPDKKLLLLISNNEKNMLKASKLLCSRDYMKQIDKDTIIVNDSMDVEDIKEEKGNRILLSDLGYGNVSLKGPFKQEATFNLNIPKDRFIKEGSKVVINNRYSKNIDFDRSLITVYINDTPIGSKKLDSKAADNDSFEISVPKDIRNSNNYEIKVVFNLEIKDLFCTFREGQNPWAYILNNSYIHVPYKEGRDAVFENYPNPFISNGGINDLTLVLSDKTTSEELNFAGNIMATIGHDVNINMGELSVATAKDLSSKLKKNNLIVIGTPESNSIIKNLNKNLYIKFNKDFSGFLSNEKMKFFQDYSSKLASVQLIDSPYNKENKAMIVTSTYTRDLVLAQKYLSDISLVKNLKGNAVTIDRDGIMNYSYFGDKYDKEKEENGNISKFKNITLNSNIKNLLIFFIFIMLILVGGSLLFIKKYKKNS from the coding sequence ATGAAGAAAAATTTGAGAACAATAATAATTATTATAATAGTTTTCCTAGGAAATATTATAAGTGTACAAAATGTAATGGCGGCCCCAAATAAATCTAAAAATTTTAGAGTAGAAAAAGATATGAAGATGGAAGGGGTATTTGGGAGCAATGTATTTTTCTTTAATATAGATGGAAGTTGGAAGGTAGATAATACTTATTTAAATCTAATTTTTACAGAGAGTGAGCTTTTAGATAAAACCCAATCTACATTAACAGTTTATATAAATGATTTCCCCGTATATTCTATGAAAGTTGGAGACAAGAAGAAATATAAAGAATCTATAAAAATTAATATACCAAAGGATAAATTGATATCCGGATACAATGAAGTTAAAATTAAAGTTTATAGTAGAATATCAGAAAAACCCTGTGTAGATGATGTAAATAGTGGGAATTGGTTTATAATTCACAAAGGTTCTTATGTTCATATGGATTTTAAAGATAGAGAAGATACAAAAACTCTTAAAGAATTTCCTTACCCTTATTTAAAAGCCAGTGATGAAAATCCAGCTAACAGTATGATTATGATATCAGATAATTTTTCTCAGGGGGAAATAACATCTGCTATGCTACTTTGTTCTAACTTTGGATCAAAAAGAAAGTTTGATAATGTAAATGTGAAAGTTTATAAAACTTCAGAGGCTAATTTTAAAAATAAATTAGATATAATTTTTATAGGAAGTAAAAATAATACTCCAAAAAATTTATTAACTTTACTATCCAAAGAAGAGATAAATAGGATAGATAAAGATGCTATTATTAAAGAGGTTATTTCACCCTATAATCCTGATAAAAAATTATTGCTTTTAATATCTAATAATGAAAAAAATATGTTAAAAGCTTCAAAATTATTATGTAGTAGAGACTATATGAAGCAAATAGATAAGGATACCATAATAGTTAATGATAGTATGGATGTAGAAGATATAAAAGAGGAAAAGGGAAATAGAATATTATTATCAGATTTAGGGTATGGCAATGTAAGTTTAAAAGGACCCTTTAAACAGGAGGCAACCTTTAATTTGAATATTCCTAAAGATAGATTTATAAAAGAGGGATCAAAAGTAGTTATAAATAATAGATATTCTAAAAATATAGATTTTGATAGATCTCTTATAACTGTTTATATAAATGATACTCCAATAGGTAGTAAAAAGTTAGACAGTAAAGCAGCAGATAATGATAGTTTTGAAATAAGTGTTCCAAAGGATATTAGAAATAGTAACAATTATGAAATAAAGGTAGTGTTTAACTTAGAAATTAAAGATTTATTTTGTACTTTTAGAGAGGGCCAAAATCCTTGGGCCTATATATTAAATAATTCCTACATTCATGTTCCTTATAAAGAGGGAAGGGATGCCGTATTTGAAAATTATCCTAATCCATTTATATCTAATGGAGGGATTAATGATTTGACGTTAGTACTTTCAGACAAGACTACTTCTGAAGAACTTAATTTTGCAGGTAATATAATGGCCACCATAGGTCATGATGTAAATATTAATATGGGTGAATTAAGTGTAGCAACAGCAAAGGATTTATCCTCTAAACTTAAGAAGAATAATTTAATAGTTATAGGAACACCAGAAAGCAATTCTATTATAAAAAATTTAAATAAAAATTTATATATTAAATTTAATAAGGATTTTAGTGGATTTTTATCCAACGAAAAAATGAAGTTTTTTCAGGATTATAGTAGCAAATTAGCTTCTGTTCAACTTATAGATTCTCCTTATAATAAAGAGAATAAAGCGATGATAGTAACATCAACTTACACTAGAGATTTAGTTTTAGCACAAAAGTATTTAAGTGATATATCTTTAGTAAAAAATCTTAAAGGGAATGCTGTAACTATAGATAGAGATGGTATAATGAATTATTCATATTTTGGAGATAAATATGATAAAGAAAAAGAAGAAAACGGTAATATTAGTAAATTTAAAAATATAACTTTAAACTCTAATATAAAAAATTTATTAATATTTTTTATATTTATAATGCTTATTTTAGTGGGAGGTTCTTTATTATTTATAAAAAAATATAAAAAAAATAGTTAA